The sequence ATGGATGACATAAATATTACCATGGTAAAATGCAGAATATACacgtgacttttttctttctacttttctgtatttctttttttttttttttttaagtaagttctatgcccagcagggagcccaatgaactcatgacctgcactgaggtcaagagtctgacatttaactaactgaaccacccagatgccccctacttttctgtattttaaaagttttcttgaaTGTGAATACTTTAATACAAATATTCAGAAGAAATTGATCCATTTCAGACATAAGAATTACAGCCGACCCTTCAACAACACAGGTGTGAGCAGCACGAGTTCACTTACATATGATTGTTTTAGGTAAATACAGcacagtattgtaaatgtattttctcttccttacgattttcaTAGTaacttttttctctagcttactgtaCTGTAATaaaacagtatataatacatatataaaatatgtgttaattgctTGTTTGTATTATcagtaagacttctggtcaacagtaggctattagtaaagttttagGGAGTCATAAATTATACATGGAGTTTTGACTGTGCTGGGAGTCGGCATCCCTAACACAAGGGTGAAATGTAGTAGCTTTCTTATCTCAAGAGTAATGTAGACAGTGCCAGACATTTCTTAAGAACAGTTCTCTATGCAGGTAATCCTTTGAAGGGAGAGAAGATTGCATGAGCCTCTTCCCTGAAGGCCTCGATTCTGTCTCAATCACTATTGTGTCTACTGGAGCAGCCCATAATGTGTCTttcacatagtaggtactcaatatatACTGGCTGAATTTTTAAAACGTTGATAAGGAGATTCTTAAAATACACCTTATTTTAAATTATCCAGCATCTCTTttgcaaaatttaattttttttaatgtttatttatttttgagacagagagagacacagcatgagcagggaaggggcagagagagagggagacacagaatgtgaagcaggctccaggctctgagctgtcagcacagagcccaacgcggggcttgaactcacgaaccgtgagatcatgacctgagctgaagtcggacgcttaaccgactgagccacccaggctcccttttgCAAAACTTATAAGCTCatagctctttaaaaatttttcctctttaaaagtgataaaatagATGAAACTTAATAATTGGTTCAAGTTTAAAGCCAAAGCTATAACACAAAAGATGTGAGAACTGTCTTGAGACCAGCTGAAGCTTCTGCCAAGGTGAGAAGATGGGAGTCCTGGGCCCTTTTGATGGAGACTGGCATGGACAGATCTCTGAGCCAATTTTCTCTGTGAATGGAAACTATGATACCTATACCTTATAGAGTTCTTCTGAGGAGTAACATACATATGATAAAGTACCATACACATGTtagttatttttccttattattaccGTCTGATTCTGAACATGTTAAGGGAGATTAATCAGAACAGTGTTTACTAATGGAAATAAACTACTAATgtcatttggaattttatttttttttaattttttttaatgtttatttatttttgagacagagagagacagagcatgaacaggggagggtcagagacagagggagacacagaatccaaaacaggctccaggctctgagcggtcagcacagagcctgacgcgggactcgaactcacggaccgtgagatcatgccctgagccaaagtcggatgctcaaccgactgagccacccaggcgcccctgtcatttgGAATTTTAAACAGCTATATGATCTCATTTGACATCACTGAATATCAATTTCCTCAAGTGTAATAAAAGAGTTAATCAGATTTGCTCTAAAATCCTTCCAGCTATAAAATCCTATGACTCTAATTCCTTCATTCATTGCTTGAATTTATGAGGTAGGGGTAGGAGCTGAAGTAGGAGATGGTTGGAAGgattttttgaaattaaacatATACAAATCATAGAAAAGTCTTCCTTTACCTAGTGTGATTTTTCTTAATACAAAGAAGCACCAATTACCCTGACTTCATTCACCATCACTTCCCACacccacacatttttaaaaatagccggACTACAAAATAGTTTGAGAGTATATATTTACAGGCACAGTAGTTAGTAGATGACTTATGAAATTTTCTATAGAAGAACTTAATTGTCTCCAATACTGTCTGGCATGAGATTTGGGTtataaatagcaaaagaaaagaggctCATATACCTTATACCTGAGGTGACATCGCATACAGAAAACAGGGACAAAAAAAGTCTTATTCAGAGTTCAACCTTGAAATCAGGTTACAAGACCTCCACACCACTCCATGTAGAAACGGGAAACTTAATTTGAAATAGCTCACTGCATCTCAAAATCAAAGACACTTTCAGCAGAGTTTACTGCAAGTTAATGATTGACTTACACTGTTTGGGGCTATCAGCAGTTTAGTTGTTCACATAAGGATTTTCTAGATTTCCAACAAAATAACTAAACTCATAAGCCAAAATCATACTTCTATTCAAAATACAGTTATTGAAAAACTCATGTTATAATTTCATCCTATTATATTAGCCTAATTAATATGTACTCACAGCAGATTTGTGCTAAATTTGAACCACTAGGGATGGGTGATGAGGGAAATACAGTATAAGTGGCCCTAATTTCATTTGTAGATTTTAGCATTAAGAATGGAAGTAAAAAAGCTCAGGTCAACCAAACAGGACAGCCACAGAAGCAACAGTGAGGAGCCACCAACTTCTGTTTTGCTCCTCTTGCATTTGGGGAGGAGAATCTGAGAAGGCATGGGATGATTTCCATTCGCTTCTAAATGCCCAGGTTCTGTTTCTGTCTAATTCTAAGAAAATTTAACATGGTAGTAATCTAGAATGTACAAATGGGAAACTTTTGATGAACAGTGGAGCGAAGTAAAAATTTCCATGGTTACAGGAAagggtaaaatgaaaatgaacaaacgaGAAAGAAaagttccttttctccctttctgttctAGAAGGGTGATTTATTAGTGATTCTTCAAATGTCTGAACAATGTTATTGTCATGcaatgacagaaaaaaatctttcattttctttgctttactaATGGAGATCTAATCAAACCTGTGAAGACTGGGGCCCTCCACCTGAgaaacaaccatttaaaaataaattaatttcttcaAATCAAAACTTTTATCATTTAGATtagttcaataatttttaaactggGTGTTTTTCATAAATGCTGCTAAATAATGTACCTTTCTACAGAAACTAGGATAGAGAGAGACTTCAGggaattataaaatgaattttcagaAAGTTTAAGGATAAAAGTGACCATATATGTTAGATTTATCTAGGAACATCACAATTTCAGTGATTCTGTCCCAATACAATTgcaaattattaagaaatatattcagaCCTGTGAACTGACCAAGAAGGCATTAGAGATGATTTAATAAGCAGCATCCATAAAAAATCCCAAATTCCCTAAAGAATTAACCTTAGTTTTACATTCTATGCAACAAAAGTACCACTCTTTTATTTTACCTAAATTATCTACTAAGAAATGAAGACTTATATATAAGAAGAGTAATTTGAACCCACTTTAGACAATAACTAGTGAAACTACCCTAATTTAGAGGTTTTGAAAACATTAATTGAAAAGAAACCTACCATGTTGGTTGGCATTCTAGAGCCTGAAGGTcctaacttttcttattttttctttctaaagcatttcttaaaattgcctctggtattttttaaatgtgctcagaagTCCTAGGGCTCTGGCAGTTttttaactaataaaataaacatagcaATCGAGTACCTGCAGTTCTGCTAACAGTATTGTTTGTATTCTAAGCCCCATCCACAAAGGCTACAGTGAAAAATATCCAGTATAAACAAATATCACTTAGATACCAGTGGCATCTCAAAGCAGCACACCCAAGTCTCAAAATGCAAAAGGGAGAAATTTTCCACTCCCAAGGCGAATAACTTCCTGGTGAACCTCATGTcaggcaaaagagagagaaatcgcCTCCGTTAGTGTGAAGTTGGGGAGGAGGTGTGGGTGTGAAGCAAATCAGTAATTCTCTTTCTTCAATTTTTCACCACCGTTTTTTCTCCAcctatcttttctctctctcctttatatTTCTTGCGTTTAGCTGTTCTCTTATCTTCTTCCATCCCCAATTCCAACAGAAAAGATAACTTTGTCCTTTAATCTTGTTGCTTAACATCAGTCCCTAAACTTcatacaatacacacacacacacgtaaacactactgacattttcaaaataatgtacAAATTAgggcaagaagagaaaatgaagtggGCTGGGGttagactggggaaaaaaaaattcgcCACTTGTATTTACAATGCCCAAGTTTCCAGCAGAGAGAGAAGTTAAAAACTCTGCAGGAGGAAAGAAGCTGGAGTCCTAAGAAATGCTAGGAGGAGGTAAGGTATATAGGTTCATGCAACCCTGAGAATCACAATGAGCCAGTACAGCCCACCTCAGCTGAAACCCATGGCAATGGTCACTTCTCATGCAATGATCACTTCCCAGGACTGAGGAGTGTCTCCTAAGTTTGGCTCTTGATTCTGCCCAAGGCTTACAATTGAGAACGGAAGACATATTGCTAATTAGGACTAGGTTGAGCTAAGTCTCTGACCCTTTCCATGTAGACTCATCTTCCCAAAACTCTTTCAGATCTTCCTGTTGATTCTTAGCACTATTGCTAAGTTATCCACTCTGCCTACCCTTATCAGTCTCCCCTCATTTAAGGCCCACCATTAAATAAAACTCTGTGTCTTAGTTGTCTCAATTgtacaataataataactataattATATAGTGATAGCTATAACTATAGAGTcaagataattaaataaactaatatttttaaagtatttagaacagggtttgataaatgaaagaataatataaaaatttgtttagtaaaatgaaaataaaatatctgtgaatacatatatatggattCAAATGACAAAAAGCTCTGTATAAtgataaaatagacttcaaacagaaaagaagagcaaatgtgTTGATTTTGTCAGTATGTGTCATTAATCCAGGAGAACTGCCAGGAAAGATAACCCAAGGAACCATGCTTTATCTAAACATTTTGTATTTAACCAAATCTGGCCTGGTCCTGAGACACTTAATTGCCAAGGAAGAAATCAATCTACCTGTTGAAACCAGTTTACAAAATGCAAGTATTAGAGTTCACCCTTAGCCTGAGATACCCTATGTCTGACTATTCGGGTACATTGCATTGCAGCATTGCAATTCAGCACTGCAGTCATTTGCATCCTTTATGcattatttacataatattcCTTAAGAGGCTTCATTGTATATTCTAAAAAAGGATAGAATTTGAAGTTAAATGTTTGGACTAAGGCAAAAGAACTTATTTTCCTTTGGAAGAGGGGCTATAATGAGATGAAAAGGACAGCGTAAGTTGTaaaactagaaacagaaaaaggcagggaaaaaaagGCACCGTGGAAGGAGagacaatgaagagaaaataaggtCAGTTTCACGAGATGAGACTCTTTACCATGCTtataatatgtgaataaataaaggaTATCATGACATCAAAACTTATAAAACAGGGAAGAGAACACATCTCAAATATGGAGCTACACAGGTGAAAAGTGTAAGatgacctcatgaaaataaaaactatggtTTAAACTTTATCTTCTCtatttaaaaacagcttttaagataaaaatattttgcaaaccaTGTCTAGAATCTCAAAGATAAGCTAGCAAACACAGGAAATTAtacgtttttatttttctattaacatTTAGCAAAAAGTGTAGCTACTTTTTCATGATcattagaaatattaatttaGAAACATGTAAGACAGTGaaccatattaaaaattatttccacagACTGATTTCATAAATTTAATACCCAGAAATTTGTAAACAATTCCGCAGAAGTTCTCTAGGTGATAGTAATAAAATgttaagctttaaaaagaaacatatttgacatttttttaaacaagtacaTCCTTCATAATAAAGTTAAATTCCACTCACAGCGATTCAAGGAATATAATTAAGAGTTTACTATGAAAACAAATCCTTTGAGTCCTTGTTTAATAATTGAGAAGTATTCGTACTGATAGTTTTAGGTTACATAAATGGACTTGAAAGATTTTCAAAactttattatgttaaaaatatgtaGTGTTGAGGTGCTAAGCTTCTCTAAATTTTAGCAGCACACCTCAAATTTCTGCCAGAAGAAAAGTATGCTTCCACTAAGCAAGAAATTTCCATTACTCCTATATTAAGGAGCCACACCCCATACAACTAATGACAGGAAGGCATTTCAATTCAAACCTCTAACACTATCCAGCCtgaagcaaagttaaaaaaaagatgcaaaaataaaacacaactcatatttccaaagaagaaaggaaactctTGCTAAATAAGTAACAATTATACTGTAGAATTTATATGCTAAGCACGATTCAATGTAAAAACACCAGAGCAGTCAACCATAGCTTTAGCACTTTGAGTATGATTAACAGAATGAACTTTCAAAGGTCAATTAAATGTCAACACATTTTAAAGAGATACTCTTCTTAAATCTGGTCAATGTATAATGGCACCTTATAACTTAGGGATACCCTTCTTAAGTGTAATGTgcatatgatacacacacacatacacacacacacacacacagacacgcagacTTACAACATGGATTACTATGGAAAGTAATCTAGTGTCTATCCTACAGTTTGACTATTTTAACGTTTTTCAACTTATGAAaggattaagaagaaaatataactgtattttatatatagcaCTACTCAATGAAGATGAAAtgcaaagtaaattttaaatgctaAGATGTATGGTTTATTCAATAGCTGACCTTATTTATTCCCTCATAGGAAGTCATTCACAAAATGACTCTTTATTATCCTTAATGCATCATCCTGCTACCTAATTCACCCCCATTAACCTTCCCTGAGTGCTTGTGGTTAAAAAGCTTAACAAAAAAGGTAGACAGCTTTCAAAAATTGCCATGTTTAGCATCAGAAATCTGTGGGATAGAACAAGTCCTGAAGGAACTGAGTGCCCATTCCTGACCTTTTTATCCAAGAACTCAATTAAGAGCCCCAATCCTATCCGACATTAGGAAGGTCAAGTTGTCCCAAAGCCTCAGAATGAGAAGGAACCATCGACATCATCTGCCCCAAACTCTTAACGTTAACAGCTCAGAAAATGTTAAACCACAAAGGTAAAGCAATCTGGCTTGGCTCCCACAGCTCTTTAGTAGACATCAAGTCTTCTAAAACTGACTTAGTCTAGTGTTTTCTTCTACTTATCAAATTTAtgctatatttttctccattaggACTTTAATACCAGGTTATAATTGACCAAATAGCTGTAGCTACCATTGGAATTCAGAGCAAGATGTAATCTTTAAGGAATTAATGATCTAGGAAGGCTCCAAGGAGGAGTTAGAAACTGAAGAATGGGTAGAATCTGAGCGGTTCGAGGAGGCATCACTAATAAGGGAAGCAATATGGGCTAAGGCCGGTGGTTAAGTGTTCCATGTTCCAGGAACTATGTGGAGAATATATTCAGAGTAGGATAGGACACTGGTTTTAAGGTCACCATATAAGCCAAGCAGAGGAGGCTCCATTTGATATGGGTACAAATAGAAAGTGATGAAAGGTTttcaattttaggaaaataaaaaaaaaaatgatgtgaagATAGCGAAGAATAGCCTTGCAAGATTTGAGGGGCCTTGTAGGAGTCTGTCTACTAATATCAATATTTTACAGGACTGTTTGTAAGGGGAAAGCAAGCTAATGAGAGACAAAGTACTTTGGAAAGTACATGAGCTCTAGAAAGTAAAGGTATTTTTCAAAGTCAGGGGCAGTGGCCTGTCTGATCACATCGCCATGTCTTGACGGCATACACTTCTCTGACAAGGCAAATTTGGAGATGGATTCTGGATCTATTCCTTTGGGATCAGAGATAGAAATCTCTGCCCTTCAATAATTCCAAAGGCTAGATTCCAAAAGGAGACAGTTGGTACCCCTAAGCCATTGCAAGGTTGAGGATCACAGAGCCTAAAATCCAAAACCAAGATTAACATTTTGAGGCAGACAACACAATCAATGTTTCTCAAAGTGAATCAGAAAAGTATTTAAGTACTAAATAAAGGGGTATAAAAAAGGAGGGGGTAGAGGAGACAGCACCTGAGCCAGGGTGATACATGAGGAAACCCAGGTTATTAGCTGGACTGCAGTCTACTCCTTCCCTTGTCCCTTTCCCCTCTGCTCAATAATTACTATATAGCGGTATGACCTTCCCTTGTATCCAGAGTGACTTATCTCCTCCTGTGTTGTCTTCCTCTCTTATCCCTCTTCTACAGCAACTCTCCAGGgctagaaaagaaattttaaaaaaattactataataaGTTAAAAGTACACATATGGAGTATGTACTGAGTGAAAATTATTATCTGTCACTAATTTGTGTATTACATAATTACCAAAACAACTCCTATGAGGCGTTGGAGTTGGAAACTCCAAGTAAGGAAACTAAAGCATAGAGGGTAGGTAGAGGGTACAGCTCAAAGTCACCTagctaataaatggcaaagcTAGGATTTGTATCAGGTGTGGCTGACCCCTTAGCCTATGCTTTGAACTTCTCTCCTAaactcttccctttttcctcaataaacatgaaaatactgaaatgttgGGGTTTTATGCATACAGAGGTTACAAAAGCCATTTTATGGGTTTGCAAATGAAAGTTTTAATAACAGACAGCGTGGGGCCTGGGTTCAGCCACTCGCTTGACTGCCAAAGTATCAGCTTGAGAACTAAAATCATCAAATATGAGTGTTAAACTATGTTGAGGGGATAGGTTTCCATGCTGCATTCTAGCTCTGTTCCCTCTCACACCTTCTGCTCCTTGGGGTCCATTCCCAATTATTTGCTTGAAACTTAATCTCTCTAGTTGACTTAGGAGGTGACTGGAAGACAGGGTGGTGGGAATATCCCACAGTAGAAGGGGTCTCTTGGCCCTGTGCTCCAAAGCAGCCTTAACTGTGCTTATTAATTAGAAGGTAGGTGGTATTTTGGCTTGCTTATAGAAGTGGCTTGTGAGGAGATCCCTGGCCACAATTAAGAGATGAAACCACCAATTTTGGTGCTGGAGAGGAAGTGATCAGGGCAGAGAGCATGGTGGGGTAggagtactttttaaatgttcctgGGGAAAGCAACAGTTGCCATTAAACATTGGCAAGAAAACTCTAATTCTCAAAATTTAGTGTGATTAATTCTCACTTTGGGAGGAAGCTTATTAAGAATACAGACTCTAGGTTCTGCTCACAGACATTCTGATCCTTTAAGTGTAGGAAGTTGCCCAGCAGTCTGAAGTTTGGCAGGTGCTACAGAAGATTCTGATACAAGTGGTCAAAGGACCATACTCACTTCACTGCTCTAACCCCCTGGAAGACAGCCAAACCAGCAAACCTGCTATGAGGAGAATGCACATTCTACAAAGTCAGCTTGTTGTTCAAATATCAATGCCATGTTTTAGGTTGAGTGGTTACTTTTAAATAAGGCTAGAAGGCTTTCCAGAAGTTTCCAGGCTTATAAATATTGGGGACTTAAATTCCTTATGTCAACAAATAGACTATTACACATACATAGACTATTTTCCCTTAggaaaatcagaatattttataCATGATGTGGTCCACACAGGATCCCTCTACACACATAGCATTTGTCTAGAGTGAAGACCTTCTTGGAAAGATGCTACTTCCAgtgcttattttatatttggtgtaagattggagttaattttttaacTGCAGATTTAGTTGATTTCAAAAGGTATACTTTCCTTCATGCAACTACATTGAAAGGttcatttcatgttattttaacaATGAGTTTAAAAATCAGATAACACTCTATTGAAATATTATGGTTATGATTTGGCCATTTAATTAGACATTCAATCACAATGTAAACAACTACTGATAATTCACGAAACATACCTTTTCAAAGGTTTGTGCTCTTCAAAGAAAGCTAGGTCataaaatgtattatgttaaATCAGTATTGCTATCTTTTGCCTATAAACCCTATCAATTGTCTTTGTCTGTTTCTAAATCTGTatccctattttaaaatacaatctttCAGGATAGATACTGGAATTAAGCTCGGTTTTTCTGCCAGTTTCCTTTGacaccttctctctttcccccaaagCATGATAATGATTCTCTTTAAGGATGGgcgaaaagaattttaaattattctgatctgagcactgggtattttttccagtgagtatttattgagtatacTTAGGCacttacattaaaagaaatcatcTTTTGTTGTTATAAGCTCCACGAGAAGAGAAAATGTCCAGTGGAGCACCTAACTCCTAGAAGGCATGCtcataaataatgagaaaactgggaaaatttattattgagagaacaAAATAACTTCTCCTGTATTTTGTACTGACGAATATATGTTTAATAGTTAAAAGAATTTGGGTTAGGGAAAATGCTTGATTTcactttttggggaaaaaatgcaggTTATCATTATAAAGGAAAGTTAGCACTCCATTGTATTGCAACACAACCTGTAATGACAATATTCCAAAAGCATTCTCAGACTAAACCTTTAACattaataatttatcaaaattatacACGTCACTAACACATCCCAACAAAGAAGATTATGTAAGTAAGCCATCTTGGCATCAGTGATACTGAACATAGCAGCTTTTTTCAATCCTTCATTAAAATTAGATCAAGATGTACTTGCATTATGTGTTACTGTTTCTGTAAGGAAGATTTACATTAGTTTAAGACTTACTTTGGTTGTaagtgacattttcttttcctttgccatAAGTTAGAGACCACTACTCCCCCACTGCCCTCCACACAAAAGTTTTCAGTAGAAAGAAGCAATACAGAAAAACAGTGACAACAAAACACCTGCCCTGTTTACTCTCTCGTGTGTATAATAAGAGCCTTGTTCTCCCCCTAAATTGAGTCAGAGATGGGATGAAGGGATCGCTGGAGGCACCTGCCACTTTACCCTCAGGCTTGGTTCTCTGTCCCCAGCCTGGCTCCTACTACTCCAAATGGTGCAGCAAAGTAGATCAGTTTTAAGAAGTGTTTTTAAGCAAAGGATAGTTTATTTCTCACTATAAAAACCCTCTCAAACCTTCAAATATTACTGTTTGAAAACATCAGACTTAAAAGTTACTTCTCAGCAGGCTGAAAGGTGAATCCATGCGCCTGTAATCCATGCGCCTATATCCTGGCCTACTGGTTCATAATTCGTGTACCACGCTGAGGCCCAAGGAAAATCTCAAACCGAGATGTATTTAAAAAACGGGAAGACACCACAGATCATGTAGCTCTAGCCTCATGTATCACCGATGAGGAGATCTAAGTGGttaagtcacttgtccaaggtcacgcagAGCCAGTTACAGGCAGGGCTGGTGCGCGACCTTCTAATCTTtccacctcccaacccccacGCCGCACAGGCCCTCAGTAGTTCTGGCTCCTAAAAGGTTCCCACCGATACGGTTCACAAGTCAGTGGCAGGTCAGCGACTCTTAAGCAATCGCACTTTTATTTGTTCTCCCCGCCTGCTCGAAAAAGTAGTAAAAGGCACTCTCCTTGCCTTCTCCCAAACCCAGACACCCCGGACCGCTGAAGCCCCTCGTGCCGGAAAAGCCAACTCACCCGCAGCCCCTTGCGCGGGAGCCCTCGGACGTACTCTGGCCCTCCCCGCAGTCGCCACCGGCCGCGCCGCGGCCTGGGCTGACGACGAGTCCAGAAAGTCACCGGCGGTGACCATGGACGCCAGGGGCGggccgcgccgcgccgcgccgccCCGCGGAGGCGCCGCAAACTTTTCCCGGCTCGCAAGTTGCCGGGCTCGGCGGCCGCGGGCCGACTTCCTTCCCGGCTGCGGGAGCGAGGGGGCGCCCCTTCCCCGGGCGGGGGCCAAGCTGGCCGGGAGGGGGCTGGGCGAGCCGAGGGACGGTCAAATAGGGGCCGGGGGAGCGCAGGCGCCCGCACTCTGAGGCGCGCGGGGTCGGAGCCCGGCCGCATTGTCTCCGCGGCCTCGGACCCAgccccggcggcggcggcacGGGCGGGCGCGGCCGGGAGTTGCCGTCCCGAATTTGCCGCCCCCTTTCGCCGCCGCCGCTCACCGCGTTCTTTGTGTGTCTCTCGCCGCCGCCCTCGGGTCGCTTCGCCGCTCTCCTGACAGCTGATGGGCTCGTCACGCTAGGTCCCGCGTCTTCCCAGCCGCCGCTAGCGAAGCCCGGCCCAAGGAGGACTGTGTAAGAGCGGTGACAGATGCTGTCTTAGAGCCGCCGCCGCCTGGGGATATCTGAAACTGCCCTCGGGGCAGCCGGCTACTAGCCCCGGTACCGCACTACTCCTTAGAGACCCTTTCCACGCCAGGACCCTCCCGTCCTCCCTCCGCGGCCGCCAGCCCAGCTCCGACCGGGCGCCGGGCGCCCTGCTCCGCAGCTGAGCGCGCTCGGTCAAGAATCCTGGGGAACCCGCTCCGCCCCCTGGCTCCCGCACCCTCCAATGATCTCGGCCTACAGGGGGCAGTTCCGTCCAATCAAGTGTCGGAAAGCCCGGCCAGTCCCCAAGAGTGTAGCCAATGGAACACGACTCCGGCAACACACCCGCCCTGATCCACTGGGAACAAACCGCTCAGAGACCTGAGGTGGGACCCAGATCCCGGCGCCCAGAGCAAGTCAAGTCCGGCCCGCCGGAGCTGTGTCACGAAGCGAGTCTATGGAGGCAGGTCTGGTCCTTAAATTACTGTATTGTAATAGAAGGTGTTGACGAAAATGGGAACGCTGGACGTACTGCTTTTGTAGGTCACCTCAATCCCtaattttaaactctttttctgCCGAAAGTTCATGTGAAAGAAAACTGCACAAACACGTAGTAGCACTGTTGACTGTTCAAATTAGGGCCTTTACTTTTAGAACATTGCTTTAAAGCGTCTAACCGGACAGACAGTCCTCAGGCTGATGGATTTGTATTAATGTTTGCCAGAACACCAGGTATCTGAAACAGAAGTTAGTTTCTATCCTGCTCTAAAACGCGAGTGATCATGGCactgccaactttttttttttcctaaaagaaaattgCACTCGAGTGAAAATGTAGTTTTATATACAAATCATCTGTAATGTGAACTTTATTTCTGTAACAAAGTCACACAGTGTCTTCAGTAGAGGTTGGATAAAATAGCTGAATAGAAAATTatcatatatagagagaaaggaCTTGAATAAACCACTTGCTATAAATGACTCTAGTTGTTAATCACAATACTTTGCAAGTAATAGTCACTCTATAGTTATTTATTTGATATGAATAGGATTCCTTAGCTATTGTTATTGTTGGTCATGTAAACTTTATTGAGCTCTTTATTGAAAGTGGACTACGCAGTGATGAAAACAGTTTTTGGTAacacatatttgcaaatgttaaaaTCAAATCACACTTATAACTGTTATGCCTTGCTTAGGCTTAGAACCCAAGTCTGAGTTTTGTCAAAAGATCCAGATTCTTGATTGACTTTGAGCAAATCTCTTAATGGCTAACTGTTAACAAAAC is a genomic window of Panthera uncia isolate 11264 chromosome B2 unlocalized genomic scaffold, Puncia_PCG_1.0 HiC_scaffold_24, whole genome shotgun sequence containing:
- the LOC125938630 gene encoding putative uncharacterized protein encoded by LINC00472: MRPGSDPARLRVRAPALPRPLFDRPSARPAPSRPAWPPPGEGAPPRSRSREGSRPAAAEPGNLRAGKSLRRLRGAARRGAARPWRPWSPPVTFWTRRQPRPRRGRWRLRGGPEYVRGLPRKGLRPWRVAVEEG